Within the Apis cerana isolate GH-2021 linkage group LG9, AcerK_1.0, whole genome shotgun sequence genome, the region GGCTGGGCAGGTGGTATTATTCTATGGGCTGTGTTTGCATTTTGGGCTGTTCTAACAGTTGGTATTCTAGTTCTTATGGAAGGTTTATCAGCTTTCTTACATACACTTAGACTTCATTGgtatgttgaaaaattattttgctttaaacaattttataacatattaaaattcaatttaaaaaaataagttaaatttaatgtaaaaaaattataattttttctaatcaatactattttatttttattttttttttaaataaataaactttaaataattaaagtaaataattaaactttttgtattttaaattttagaatatattatatattttagaatatattttaataaaataaaatatcaaataaatcatttttaataataatatatatttgtattataaaattgaatttttttttcatagggTCGAATTTCAAAGCAAATTTTACTCTGGACTAGGATATGGTTTCCAaccattttcatttgaaattattttagatgcaGCACAATCCACTGcagaagattaaaatatattgatttataatataatgttccatttattatcaatgaaattctTGTTCTCcataagtataaaaaacaaaattaataatattgtaatgttataatattaattgatttttattgatctGTTTGATAAGTTTactaatcataaattaatactatgtttaaataagttaatttctatttttatttacaaaacaaaaataattgtaattctaaaaataaaaaatataatattttcattttataattatatttaaaaatttattcaatatatttattataaaaatattgttttaaatgatataattgtatataagtataaatattaaatatatatttttaaataaaatttgattattcaaaatgCTTATGGGgaattcgcaaaaaaaaaaattataaactataagTGGATCTGAAATATGTAGTAAAAACAAGTGTATGTGCATgacatgtatttaattataattatatatatacatgttataaatgttaacttatatcattttattattacattcctATCCattacgtaataaataaataaataatataatttatattaatttattgaaatgagttttctaatatatatctgTTTATCTCTGTACatcataaattgataaaaatattgacaatCTGATAGATTCAAGTATATTGCAAGTTGAATATgacataatttcaaattttttatgaatacttCAAAAAAACAACTTCTAAAACAACATTTAAAAGTAtaccaaatatttttaaattaaatgaattcgaacatttatgaataagtatatatctaagtattattttaacaaaggaGATCTCCAAATCTAATCAAATTTGTTaccaaataaattcaaatcttttattaaaattatttattatataatgtattattttaaaacaaaaacaacCTACACAACATTAATTCaactatatcattattttcaacaattattgttatttttgtaaacatttagttttataaacaattatttttattatttgtaatatttataaaataacattgaaaaactatattagatctataataataaatatataacaattttatgtcaaaattgttggttaattaaacaatcttaaaaaaataatatcaaatatttttaaaaatttaaagaaagaaattgatttgtATTTAAAGCATTTATATTGATAGATAGTtacattaaatagatatttttatagaagtaaatatatatcatattattttttatcatatactatatcatattattttttttaaagtttttaatatctgAAACAGATAATATTTcgcgttatataaatatattttctgtatgtaaaatctatatatactaatattcatttcacaataacaatatcaaagaacaaattattattttattattttattatagtaaaaatacaagtagtaaaataaaaaaatttaaataagaaaaaaaataaatgatatctattgtttttatcttatttgtataaaaatatatatttcatataattaataatttgatatataaaataaattttaatgtaatttattacaatttcattttatggatattattacaataaatgtattcatatatttacatatggaattaaatggaatataattatcatattagttaaattttttaacccataaattaattacataaatacattgtatataaatataaaaaattattatatattttatttaatataaataaaattatatttatgcaaatatttgatattataatttactaacatgtatatattattgatatataattaaaaattttatagtttgtatatttaaaatatttaaaataattcaaaattttatttgataataaaatttattgtttcatattacgaatatttctttgtactttaataaataaaattgctctTATCTAATTACGTAATCtctataaagtaaaaattcgaagacaaaaatatgtttttatcatatttgatGTTCATTCGTCGATCATACTTTTGTTTACAATAATAAGAAGGTAAAATTCaaagacaaatatttttttatcatatttgattttcattgGTCGATCATTATACTTTTACTTACAACAATAACTAGATGCCTATCATTGATGTTTCCATACTCCCACTTCTGTATAAAATAACGCAAGTCTTTTACGTTCGAAGTTGTCCAGTCGTCCTCCTGCTTTGACAGTGTGTGGTTATTGTTCGTTGTTTTccaatcattttcattttactcttttataattttgttattgtaataatataaatcaaattatggCAGAAAAACTACGTATTTGTATTGTTGGATCAGGAAATTGGTaagttttctttaaatcttagtaatattaatatctctaGTAGCTAAATACTATCATTGATTTAGTCAGACgcatttaaatgttttctattataataattaatttccacgTACTTTATACAAAGATTTATtggaatattgtattaatatcattataattattaattaaatctattctatttttgatagttttattgatatgtatatatatacatatatatatatatatattaataaatatgtaaccgaaataataattatcttgtaaaaattaaaaaatcaaattcgaaagattttaattcgatcatattattcatatttggaAAGTATTCATATCcagtgaaattattttgatattaatgtataaatattaatttaaaatatttttaaatagattatattataaaaatatgaaaaaatatgaaatattatagaaataaatatctaaattaataattaaataatattattaataagaaaaatagcaTAAtgttaagtatattaaaaatatattatttatataattttagttagatttcatataaaattctttcgaaaaaataaatatttaatataattttatttattattattattattattattattaaatgcatttatatttaatatattcgacataaaatagaaaattggaaataatttgaaaaatatttcattaagaaaattatatataattatatgttatatagaaatatattatatagaaatattatataattttattttcctataatTTTTAGGGGTTCGACTATCGctaaaataattggaataaatgCTGCTAATTTTAGTAACTTTGAGGATCGCGTTACAATGTATgtttatgaagaaataatcaatggaaaaaaactaacagaaattattaatgagaCACATGAAAATGTAAAGTATCTTCCAGGACATAAGCTTCCGCCCAATATAGTaagtatatatctatatgaatattatgtgcttcctcaaaataaaattattttttatgataaaatcaaattaataataatattacatacatcttatcatttattatatttgatattcaaaaatacttataacttttttattatcatattttcgaatattacaaatattacatgaaataataagattaaatttaattattaaatgatattaaatttagttatttaataaattataagtgtATAtactaatatcaaaaaaattaatatcaaattttacgtttctttctctcttttcatatatataaatttcgtataaataatataattttttcaaaaatagtattttgttaaatataatgaatttatttattccatatgAATATgtctataacatataatttaacttatatttatatgattttattatttattatttttattgttgaatttattattctaaaaacaaattaaatctaCGTAATTCtagtaattcataatatataaatttatatgtgtatCTCATATGTTCaactttttatatgaaaaaaattaataatcattaattaattattaatttgtaataaatcatattatttaatttataaataaattaattagttatttatttattaataaagttttattaattatttttaataattctataaaataatttttattatttatttttataaattattttatcttaaattggagtatttaaaataatctcttatttttaatttattaaaaaatttttaacttcattctaattctattttatataataaattttgatttagtaaatagaatttatatttttaattcgactTCCGAAATACATAtcgaagatatttaattatctcatattttatatatatatatatatatagattggtAACTTTTAGATTCAATGGCTTTGTATAGAAAAACCTTGACTGTATGAAGTTAAGTGAAGCTACGTATTATGattcaaacaatatatatatatatatatgtacagtgtgtgtgtgtgcgcgcgtccGCGCATATAGTATGTGCTGTTCTGTGTCTATACTATGTATTTTTCCTTAAgtacaaataaaatgatgcgacatatttaaaatgatatttattttttttatattaatttaacaaatgaatgtattataatttatgaaatatttctattttatcttaaaataattaattttagttatgGTCAGATCATTCAGTCTTAATGTAATAGAAtaggttaaaaaattattatttaatcttatattttattatttcatattatttttatttttgttcatttgttGTGAtctctttataatattcaacaaattcattttacatttattatattaaaaattatttattgataaaaattaaataaaaataaaaatttaaacatataaataagagagattaataaaatattggaaattaaaaaaaataagcaattatataaaatattttagatataataatatcgtttattattaattattttaaaaaatataatttttatatgcatataaatattaattataattaaatatataaataaatattatatatatataatatgtaattaataatttgcatataagtaatatatatataaaattctaatgttCTAGATTGCAATTCCTGATGTAGTAGAAGCTGCTAAAGATGCAGATATTCTAACTTTTGTAATACCTCATCAATTTATAAGGAGAATATGTAGTGCATTACTTGGAAAAATAAAGCCTACAGCTATTGGCCTTTCTCTTATAAaggtatgattttattttagtttttgatttattttaaaatttatttaaaataaatatatatgttttgccatatgtaattttaataatttatatatagttttatttagaaaaagataataactgtaactgtaataattgtaaatttttaaatcattcataCCATAATACATGATATAatacgtaatataatattggataatctataatttaaactatataaacaataaaaataacatatttgacattaagatagatttattttctattaatgtattaaaaagtaaatttatattcataagatttatacatcaattatgattaaataataattatataaaataataattatatttcaaatatatttcaaatatatatatatttcaaatatatacaaatataaattatggtaatatgaaacaaatttgttatatttatttattattattttgcaggGCTTTGATAAAAAGCAAGGAGGAGGTATTGAACTTATTtcacatataatttcaaaacaacTTCACATTCCTGTTTCAGTTTTAATGGGAGCAAATTTGGCTTCTGAAGTAGCAAACGAAATGTTTTGTGAAACTACTattggtaaatttttattaaatctctaaaataaatatcatttgtgtgctaatagtattataattatttatattgtttattttcacttaaaaaaatattaacacaagtatttaatattttaagaaacatcaaatttatacattacaaTTCTAGATAAATGTTTTTGAACAAAGTTATAAAGTACTTTAACTATTTTATGATATCACTAATGTCatattatcaaagaaaataatataagtcaaagttaaataatcaataatttatcatatcaatcaaattgataattatttgaatttatagatGCCAGAAGTTTctgaaagattgatttttctcaaaaatattataatatttttattctattattctaaataatgaatatctttaaaatattaaaatgattattaatattatgaattgaatttattattaatttgaaatagttatcatagaaattttttttttatattaattaaattttaacaatacaatgagatatatatttgaagatcATTGTTATATTGCagcaattgattatatttaatactttttttgttcctaatatatttatataattgtttatccatgattatttatcaatattatggatcaatattatattaagaaaaatatttttgaataattacattatcttTTGCATGTTTTATagttaaattgatattgatatattatatctttttttttaaataattcgtagaattcttttacattttaatagttgaaatttattttaatcattaataatatatttgtatgattacttgatttaatatatagaatattccattatattaggaaaatctatatataaaaacaataaaaaaagtttatataaatatttgatcttgttttcgaattatagtgaagaaaatattaaatattttcgaatattgaaataattttattacaagataaaaataattgaactaatttcaatatttacaaacaAAACTCAATATCAGACATTCAGaatatgaacattttttttcattgttttcatatataaatttatttattgaagcAGTTTTCcatttgtatatatactatGTCTTACATATATACTTCCACATAAATAGGTCACATTGAATAAATCTAAATCGAgttctaatataatttccttagcaaaaatttaatgcgattaaaatcatgataataaaagaaaatacaaagatctatgtaaatataaatatttgtgctgtaataattatatatatatatatatatatatatatatatatatatatataataattatatttcgtaaataaGTATAGGATGAtatctcgaataatttctaaagtatatcttatataaaaaatttatatatgagtattatatagtttagaggagatatttataaaattttaagttaattaataatattaattttaaatagcatattatattttttatatcgagatcgaaatatcgagataatcgaaaaatatatcgagataaaattgaaaaatatttaattttaaacaaaaaattgattagctttaatatgataaaaatctctatttaaggaataatttttatttcattttttaaaaatttaattcgcgtaatataaagttgaaaatttattatcatcatagatttttacaaaacattGATGTTTACATGATAATGCTTATCAATTCGAGTGATTTTTTATCGCAATCATCTATTTCTATTAACTCATGTAATAATCCAAAAtagtattaattgatattaattagtggcattaatatcaatgatataatctaattaaataacttcataaatttattcttttatattttctaatattattgataatttacatttattatttatgggaTAATAATGTATCCCACAAAAAAATAGTgttttctgaattttataaatatctagtATCTAAAAAAGCTCTTCATCATGATTAATTTATGGattgagaaattatttgtCTTATATTTACTTAACTATACATATATGCTTATTATGTAGGGCaatcatcatattattattgattactaTTGCgcaaaggaaatttttaaataataaagtgaaaTCATTAGGTTTAGGTTTaagacgaatatttttttttatagtaatattacaattaatcattctctgatattttataatataatattccttttaaaataacaaaattaatcttaaaattaatcttaaaaaaacaaaattaatcttaaaatttaaatgtttttaaaatctacatataaaaaaagttcatgcatttctcctttcttcttaaagttttgtttgaaaagacacgttaaaaattaatcgagatgtatatttgtaaattgcataatatcatatataagaaattaattaaagatataatatctaatattaaaaaatcaaaccaaaaattaaacaaagaaagaattgacattgaattgaatttttaatttatttatttatttttaaatttgaaagataaaaaataattttgaataaaaaaatttatattttatctcgtttttaattatgtttttaaatatgaaaaaaaatatttataaaaaaaaacctgataagtttatattaattaaacttgtactaactaaatttttattcgcattAAATGCAATCtgatataatctatataaattcaaatatcgtattattgaattttcatttgaatttttatttgaatttgtaaggtttatttgtattatatagttgcaaatacatattatatcattaaattgaaaaatattttaaataaaagtaatagatattaaaaaatattatggactctaatgatatttatttgattttgatatgattttgaaaaaccaaaaaaaaaatttttaattttcaaaatagagctatatatatatttttttttttttacacacacacacgcgcgcgcgcacgcactttttttcaagaatagctaataaagattttaattaaaagatttctaaaataagatttctaaattatcaatatatttctttactttcattttcaaaatatgaatttttaaaattgatattttaccgatattaaagttattatgatgaataatataattgacaaaatatatttcaatatatttcaatatattcaatatatttcaatataattataaaaatatgtaataatgatatatatatatatgcatatatattaataattctttttttatatttaatatgatatatttaaataatttttactatttgcacacaaattgaaaaaaatttctatatacaatatcaaaattttttattattttttatatttttgataatgtttaatataattaaataggtatcattttttaaaaatgttatatttaaatatctaggTTGCAAGGATAAAAATATGGCTCCTATACTGAAAGATTTAATAGAAAcatcatattttaaagttgTAGTAGTTGAAGATGTTGATTCGGTTGAATGTTGTGGAGCATTAAAGGTAAATATATtacactatttttttaaataaatttattaataaacttttataaattaaagcaaaatataatagagaagttatttcaaatactttctaaattcatatttcgttgtatgtaaaattgtatcttctttttgtttatagaatcgtaataataatgaaaagtttatattttataaatttaatttttaatatagaatgtaataatatgaagtaaaaaaaatgattattttgttttttataaaaaatagagtaTATTTAAACAGataacaaatatgaaaagaatattacattttttatttaaattgaaaattattttaataatggaaaaatttttaatatttataatatcatatttttaatataattatttatcaaatttcaataagaattttacaaataatatttcttttctttttattttatacgaaaaacaCTTGTtgaatcttttgtattttttgaaatatataaaaaattattagatttatatattagatattattttatatttattttatatttattgaattttaaatttggaatcattgaattttgaagcattttttgatacttttttataattatttgaaatctacatcaataaatataaattatgaataaagataaatataaataaagataatgtaTCATTTCTACTCtcaaattcttaatatattacatgttaaaatgttgttaaaacttcaaaagatacaaaaaattataaatatttaaaaaaaaaatacattgatacaatctgaaagtaaaaattgataaaaaaatattttcttcctcttttgtttttttatattttttaaaaaagtaatcaagaaatattatgaaaataaaaaatatttctcggaaatttttaattaaataaattattgcaatattgagaatttaaaaatatgtaaagtgaataagatacaaatataataatcataaaaaagatatatctcgaaaatatatcctaaatatatttttaatttaaataaattctcaatcaaatttatattatataatttgtaattagacGCATATGAACGAAAAtaccaattatattaaatattttgtaaaaaatattttgaataattttgaaattgttttgcaaaatgaaattataagtatacaaATAGTtcagttataataatttatttatcaaaattgtcatttaatttctaactAAATTCTaactaaattgaaatataaaataataattttttattaattttcaatatataaataattatgtaataagatatatataatatacatatatcaatatgtataatttaatttaaaatttaaaaaataaaaatagaatacaagtataaataataaatatataaagatttgatataaatatataataatataaatatataaagataataatattttttaaattttttcaattttctttttttttttttattaatcggcaggttcattaatttttttttaatgaacagattttatgataaaaagagttatttcaattaagaatttaatattattctttatataattttgtgaagttaaaataatatttgaataaataaatttttattttgtatagcaaatttaacaaaaaatatatataactcatAAGATTACAATACATGATAAGtcgattatttaatcatgatcaaattcataataatacttttcttaatttttaacattttttcattaattaaaaagatatatatataatataagtaatgcatgtataatatgatatataatataatggaattaataataaaaattgcacatcaaatactatttaattttattttttaacagaatATAGTAGCCTGCGGCGCAGGTTTCATCGATGGTTTAGGATTAGGTGATAATACAAAAGCTGCAGTAATGAGATTGGGCcttatggaaataattaaatttgtgaatatttttttccctggTGGAAAAAAATCTACATTTTTTGAAAGTTGTGGAGTAGCAGATCTAATTGCAACTTGTTACGGTGGtcgaaatcgtaaaatttgCGAAGCATTTGTAAAAACGGGCAaggttaatttaaatatatattttattaaattttaatatttattaatatataactcagttttaattactatatactgaatgaaattaagtaatattatataagaacaataaattattcatatataatattaccataaatataataatttaatttatgatctaactatattgatttcataaattacatataactatatattataaacttatgTGCACATGATAGGAGattaaatcatcaaaatcatatataacataatataacatattatatgtataatatattatgttatataaatatatataaaaaaatgtagaatgtATTATTTCCTCTACAGAAAATCTCTGAGTTGGAAAAGGAAATGTTGAATGGACAAAAATTGCAAGGTCCTTTTACTGCTGAAGaagtaaattatatgttaaaagcgaaaaatatggaaaacaGATTTCCCCTTTTTACAACTGTACATCGGATTTGTATTGGTGAGACAATGCCTATGGAACTAATTGAACACTTACGCAATCATCCAGAATACATGTAAGCTCATTGTCtccattataattaatgatggaTTAGTTTCaatcaatatgtatatatatatacatatctgacatttattttagaatattttagaatattttagaatattagaatgatatattgtaaaaaaaatttatttttggaactAATATATTAGtactattacatataaatgtagaaattCGACGAAAGACATGTAAATATGTGATATTTAGTAAATTTGATTCAATATCATAGAAGATATAGGATTTAAGctttagtttatttaaaattttatttctttaaattaatattttacaatatttaaaattttattgtaacaaTATTCTTTCTGGCCATGgtcctatttatttatattgttatacatttcatcatatgtaaaaataattggtaa harbors:
- the LOC107995634 gene encoding glycerol-3-phosphate dehydrogenase [NAD(+)], cytoplasmic isoform X1; protein product: MAEKLRICIVGSGNWGSTIAKIIGINAANFSNFEDRVTMYVYEEIINGKKLTEIINETHENVKYLPGHKLPPNIIAIPDVVEAAKDADILTFVIPHQFIRRICSALLGKIKPTAIGLSLIKGFDKKQGGGIELISHIISKQLHIPVSVLMGANLASEVANEMFCETTIGCKDKNMAPILKDLIETSYFKVVVVEDVDSVECCGALKNIVACGAGFIDGLGLGDNTKAAVMRLGLMEIIKFVNIFFPGGKKSTFFESCGVADLIATCYGGRNRKICEAFVKTGKKISELEKEMLNGQKLQGPFTAEEVNYMLKAKNMENRFPLFTTVHRICIGETMPMELIEHLRNHPEYMNNDVNAPILQLLSPRCHL
- the LOC107995634 gene encoding glycerol-3-phosphate dehydrogenase [NAD(+)], cytoplasmic isoform X2, with amino-acid sequence MAEKLRICIVGSGNWGSTIAKIIGINAANFSNFEDRVTMYVYEEIINGKKLTEIINETHENVKYLPGHKLPPNIIAIPDVVEAAKDADILTFVIPHQFIRRICSALLGKIKPTAIGLSLIKGFDKKQGGGIELISHIISKQLHIPVSVLMGANLASEVANEMFCETTIGCKDKNMAPILKDLIETSYFKVVVVEDVDSVECCGALKNIVACGAGFIDGLGLGDNTKAAVMRLGLMEIIKFVNIFFPGGKKSTFFESCGVADLIATCYGGRNRKICEAFVKTGKKISELEKEMLNGQKLQGPFTAEEVNYMLKAKNMENRFPLFTTVHRICIGETMPMELIEHLRNHPEYIDETRNYQECKCSL
- the LOC107995634 gene encoding glycerol-3-phosphate dehydrogenase [NAD(+)], cytoplasmic isoform X3 encodes the protein MNIAIPDVVEAAKDADILTFVIPHQFIRRICSALLGKIKPTAIGLSLIKGFDKKQGGGIELISHIISKQLHIPVSVLMGANLASEVANEMFCETTIGCKDKNMAPILKDLIETSYFKVVVVEDVDSVECCGALKNIVACGAGFIDGLGLGDNTKAAVMRLGLMEIIKFVNIFFPGGKKSTFFESCGVADLIATCYGGRNRKICEAFVKTGKKISELEKEMLNGQKLQGPFTAEEVNYMLKAKNMENRFPLFTTVHRICIGETMPMELIEHLRNHPEYMNNDVNAPILQLLSPRCHL